One region of Etheostoma spectabile isolate EspeVRDwgs_2016 chromosome 21, UIUC_Espe_1.0, whole genome shotgun sequence genomic DNA includes:
- the casp7 gene encoding caspase-7 isoform X1 has product MAAGEPAEPTELGAETEEGTLTGDTTDAKPDRRGRFLLFGSKKNKDGQTREQDYSSESHYRIVSPTFQYKMSHQRVGKCIIINNKNFDEKTGMNVRNGTDRDAGELFKCFKSLGFDVFIYNDQTCEKMERLLREASEEDHSDSSCFACILLSHGEEGMIYGTDGAMPIKSMTSLFRGDMCKSLVGKPKLFFIQACRGSEFDDGIQTDSGPPNDTLETDANPRHKIPVEADFLFAYSTVPGYYSWRNPGRGSWFVQALCNVLNEFGKQLEIMQILTRVNYMVATSFESWSEDPRFSEKKQIPCVVSMLTKELYFN; this is encoded by the exons ATGGCCGCTGGAGAACCTGCTGAGCCAACTGAACTTGGAGCTGAAACTGAGGAAGGAACGTTGACAGGAGACACAACAGACGCCAAACCTGACCGCAGAGGAAGATTTCTTCTTTTCGGAAG TAAGAAGAACAAGGATGGCCAGACGCGGGAGCAGGACTACTCTTCTGAAAGCCATTATAGAATTGTTTCACCAACATTCCAGTATAAGATGAGCCACCAGCGAGTGGGCAAGTGcatcatcatcaacaacaaaaactttgaTGAAAAGACAG GGATGAACGTACGCAACGGCACAGACCGAGATGCAGGTGAGCTTTTCAAATGCTTCAAGAGCCTGGGCTTCGATGTCTTCATCTACAATGATCAGACATGTGAGAAGATGGAGCGTCTTCTCAGAGAGG CCTCGGAGGAAGACCATAGTGACAGCTCGTGTTTCGCCTGTATCCTGCTAAGCCATGGTGAGGAGGGCATGATCTACGGAACAGACGGAGCCATGCCCATCAAGTCCATGACCTCATTGTTCAGGGGGGACATGTGCAAAAGCTTAGTCGGAAAACCAAAACTCTTCTTCATCCAG GCTTGCCGGGGTTCCGAATTTGATGATGGTATACAGACAGATTCGGGTCCGCCAAACGATACCCTGGAGACAGATGCTAATCCAAGACATAAGATCCCTGTAGAGGCAGATTTCCTCTTTGCCTACTCCACTGTGCCAG GGTATTACTCATGGAGGAACCCTGGACGAGGCTCCTGGTTTGTCCAGGCGCTCTGCAACGTCCTCAACGAGTTTGGCAAACAGCTGGAGATAATGCAGATCCTGACACGGGTCAACTACATGGTGGCCACCAGCTTTGAGTCCTGGTCTGAAGACCCACGCTTCAGTGAGAAGAAGCAGATTCCCTGCGTAGTCTCTATGCTGACCAAAGAACTGTATTTCAACTGA
- the casp7 gene encoding caspase-7 isoform X2, producing MQSGVALNDEPSKKNKDGQTREQDYSSESHYRIVSPTFQYKMSHQRVGKCIIINNKNFDEKTGMNVRNGTDRDAGELFKCFKSLGFDVFIYNDQTCEKMERLLREASEEDHSDSSCFACILLSHGEEGMIYGTDGAMPIKSMTSLFRGDMCKSLVGKPKLFFIQACRGSEFDDGIQTDSGPPNDTLETDANPRHKIPVEADFLFAYSTVPGYYSWRNPGRGSWFVQALCNVLNEFGKQLEIMQILTRVNYMVATSFESWSEDPRFSEKKQIPCVVSMLTKELYFN from the exons ATGCAGAGTGGCGTAGCGCTTAATGACGAACCCAG TAAGAAGAACAAGGATGGCCAGACGCGGGAGCAGGACTACTCTTCTGAAAGCCATTATAGAATTGTTTCACCAACATTCCAGTATAAGATGAGCCACCAGCGAGTGGGCAAGTGcatcatcatcaacaacaaaaactttgaTGAAAAGACAG GGATGAACGTACGCAACGGCACAGACCGAGATGCAGGTGAGCTTTTCAAATGCTTCAAGAGCCTGGGCTTCGATGTCTTCATCTACAATGATCAGACATGTGAGAAGATGGAGCGTCTTCTCAGAGAGG CCTCGGAGGAAGACCATAGTGACAGCTCGTGTTTCGCCTGTATCCTGCTAAGCCATGGTGAGGAGGGCATGATCTACGGAACAGACGGAGCCATGCCCATCAAGTCCATGACCTCATTGTTCAGGGGGGACATGTGCAAAAGCTTAGTCGGAAAACCAAAACTCTTCTTCATCCAG GCTTGCCGGGGTTCCGAATTTGATGATGGTATACAGACAGATTCGGGTCCGCCAAACGATACCCTGGAGACAGATGCTAATCCAAGACATAAGATCCCTGTAGAGGCAGATTTCCTCTTTGCCTACTCCACTGTGCCAG GGTATTACTCATGGAGGAACCCTGGACGAGGCTCCTGGTTTGTCCAGGCGCTCTGCAACGTCCTCAACGAGTTTGGCAAACAGCTGGAGATAATGCAGATCCTGACACGGGTCAACTACATGGTGGCCACCAGCTTTGAGTCCTGGTCTGAAGACCCACGCTTCAGTGAGAAGAAGCAGATTCCCTGCGTAGTCTCTATGCTGACCAAAGAACTGTATTTCAACTGA